Proteins co-encoded in one Malus domestica chromosome 09, GDT2T_hap1 genomic window:
- the LOC139187941 gene encoding F-box/LRR-repeat protein At3g48880-like translates to MEVGADFPPEKRKKVDDDSQMSVRRWEDLPPDIWFKILSSSSSELTKALVLVRCAAISTALRSLICNHSVLWATLDFSVMEVEPVYDSPSVLSGVSKALLSLDQGNVTTLVSSPYLGDDAFITYAAKRCLKLKRLVLPSCFTISDTGIYEAFRCWKDLVSLTISPDNTNFPYLLEQISSNCKNFSELKLMGTCDRGFASTLVAYLPKLKVLSLRCTKFTSSDLHIILNDLKQLQVLNISHCFWVQINWIILDKASRLQSFITCMQFDRCIVCRVCHQRDKEDRWHEDEVDSLALNR, encoded by the exons aTGGAAGTCGGCGCTGACTTTCCACCAGAAAAACGAAAAAAAGTGGATGATGACTCCCAAATGAGCGTGAGAAGATGGGAAGACCTGCCACCGGACATATGGTTCAAGATTTTATCCAGCAGCAGCTCCGAATTAACGAAAGCACTTGTTCTTGTTCGTTGTGCTGCCATTTCTACTGCGCTGCGTTCGCTTATATGTAATCATTCTGTGCTTTGGGCTACGCTTGATTTTTCAGTCATGGAAGTAGAGCCAGTTTACGATTCTCCATCAGTTCTGAGTGGTGTTTCGAAGGCTTTATTGAGTCTCGATCAAGGAAACGTCACGACCTTAGTTTCAAGTCCCTACTTGGGTGACGATGCCTTCATCACCTATGCTGCTAAAAG GTGCCTAAAGTTAAAACGACTGGTTCTTCCAAGTTGCTTCACAATAAGCGACACTGGAATATACGAGGCCTTTCGCTGCTGGAAAGACCTCGTGTCGCTGACAATATCTCCCGATAATACAAATTTCCCGTACCTGTTGGAGCAGATTTCCAGCAACTGTAAAAACTTCAGTGAACTTAAACTTATGGGTACTTGTGATCGTGGCTTTGCTTCAACCCTAGTTGCATATCTTCCGAAACTGAAGGTTTTAAGCCTCCGGTGCACTAAGTTCACGAGTAGCGATTTACACATTATATTGAATGACCTAAAACAGCTACAAGTTCTCAATATTTCACATTGCTTCTGGGTACAAATTAATTGGATAATTCTTGACAAGGCTTCTCGGTTGCAGAGTTTTATAACATGCATGCAATTCGATCGTTGTATCGTTTGCCGAGTTTGTCACCAAAGGGACAAGGAGGAcaggtggcatgaagatgaggtGGACTCCCTTGCTTTGAATAGATGA
- the LOC103421636 gene encoding early nodulin-like protein 17, whose protein sequence is MEKERATAVVVLLCLVVVMELPEASATRYMVGGKMGWTSNVNYTIWAKDQHFYNGDWLFFVYDRNQMDVIEVNQTNYVSCNAEHPLHNWTTGAGRDVVPLNVTRDYYFITSKGYCYGGMKLAVKVENMPPPPEAAPVKSKSSDLTPAFGSQFVLPSVLAIGTMWDVLVRCERI, encoded by the exons atggagaaagagagagctaCGGCGGTGGTGGTGCTTTTGTgcttggtggtggtgatggaacTTCCAGAAGCATCAGCTACGAGATATATGGTGGGAGGGAAAATGGGTTGGACCAGCAATGTCAACTATACTATTTGGGCTAAGGATCAGCACTTTTACAATGGAGACTGGCTCT TTTTTGTTTATGATAGGAACCAAATGGATGTTATAGAGGTGAACCAGACAAACTATGTCTCGTGCAATGCTGAACATCCCCTTCACAACTGGACCACCGGAGCCGGAAGAGATGTGGTTCCGCTGAATGTGACAAGGGACTACTACTTCATTACGAGCAAGGGGTACTGCTATGGTGGCATGAAGCTCGCCGTTAAAGTTGAAAACATGCCTCCACCCCCCGAAGCCGCCCCAGTGAAGAGCAAGAGCAGTGACCTAACACCTGCTTTCGGGTCCCAGTTTGTTTTGCCCTCAGTTCTCGCCATCGGCACAATGTGGGACGTTTTAGTTCGCTGTGAACGCATATGA
- the LOC114826910 gene encoding early nodulin-like protein 17, with translation MERKGAMVVVVLLCLAVVIELPEASATRYLVGGKMGWTSNVNYTIWAQDKHFYNGDWLFFVYDRNQNDVLEVNQTNYVSCNVEHPLHNWTTGAGRDIVPLNEPRHYYFISSNGFCYSGMKIAVKVENMP, from the exons ATGGAGAGAAAGGGAGCCATGGTGGTGGTAGTGCTTTTGTGCTTGGCAGTGGTGATCGAACTTCCAGAAGCATCAGCTACGAGATATTTAGTGGGAGGGAAAATGGGTTGGACCAGCAATGTCAACTATACTATTTGGGCTCAGGATAAGCACTTTTACAATGGAGACTGGCTCT TTTTTGTGTATGATAGGAACCAAAATGATGTTCTAGAGGTAAACCAGACAAACTATGTCTCGTGCAATGTTGAACATCCCCTTCACAACTGGACCACCGGAGCCGGAAGAGATATTGTTCCACTGAATGAGCCAAGGCACTACTACTTCATTAGTAGCAATGGGTTCTGCTACAGTGGCATGAAGATTGCCGTTAAAGTTGAAAACATGCCTTAG
- the LOC114826909 gene encoding chorismate mutase 1, chloroplastic-like has translation MEAKLLMASSPATLSAPHVSNSRPNYLLPLKAMQSNSFACLNYSLPKKPNLSVQAASTSIGSLATKKRVDETDSLTLEGIRHSLIRQEDSIIFSLLERAQYCHNLPTYDPNAFPVDGFHGSLVEHILKETEKLHGQVGRFSSPDEHPFFPNDVPEPVLPPLHYPQVLHPIANSININRKVWEMYFRDIIPRLVKEGDDGNYGSTAVCDTMCLQALSKRIHYGKFVAECKFRSNPNAYEAAIIEQNRDKVMALLTYPTVEEAIIKRVEMKAKTYGQEVTLYEGEKKNPNLVYKIKPTLVADLYGDWIMPMTKEVQVEYLLRRLD, from the exons atGGAGGCTAAGTTGCTGATGGCCTCCTCTCCTGCCACTCTTTCAGCTCCCCACGTTTCCAATTCAAGACCCAATTATTTACTGCCCTTGAAAGCAATGCAATCCAACAGTTTCGCATGCCTCAATTATTCCCTGCCAAAGAAACCAAATTTATCTGTCCAGGCTGCTTCGACCTCCATTGG ATCATTGGCTACAAAGAAAAGGGTGGATGAAACCGATAGTTTGACACTAGAAGGTATAAGACATTCTTTGATCCGGCAGGAGGATAGCATAATTTTTAGCCTGTTAGAGAGAGCTCAATATTGTCATAATTTGCCTACATATGACCCCAATGCTTTCCCCGTTGATGGGTTCCACGGCTCCTTGGTAGAACACATTCTTAAAGAAACAGAAAAACTTCATGGCCAG GTGGGAAGATTCAGCAGTCCTGATGAGCATCCTTTCTTTCCGAATGACGTACCTGAACCAGTGTTGCCACCTCTGCACTACCCCCAG GTTCTGCATCCCATTGCCAACTCTATTAACATAAACAGAAAAGTTTGGGAAATGTACTTCAGAGATATTATTCCAAGACTGGTTAAAGAAGGAGATGATGGTAACTACGGTTCAACTGCTGTTTGTGACACAATGTGCTTGCAG GCTCTGTCCAAGAGAATCCATTATGGTAAATTTGTTGCAGAGTGCAAATTTCGATCCAATCCAAATGCCTATGAAGCTGCCATTATCGAACAG aACAGGGACAAGGTGATGGCTTTGTTGACTTATCCAACGGTTGAGGAGGCAATCATAAAGAGGGTGGAAATGAAGGCGAAAACTTACGGGCAAGAAGTGACCTTGTACGAAGGGGAAAAGAAAAATCCCAACCTGGTTTATAAGATAAAACCAACCTTGGTTGCAGACTTATATGGGGATTGGATCATGCCAATGACAAAGGAAGTTCAAGTGGAATACTTGTTAAGAAGGTTGGACTGA